From a region of the Paenibacillus segetis genome:
- a CDS encoding response regulator has product MWTILLVEDEAFVREAIRETVDWERHGFCVVGEAGNGKEALAAILEYKPDVVIADIVMPGMDGIELLKETRKAGIHSRFIMLTAMGHFDYARDALQYGAFNYLLKLSLNDEVLLENLARIKESLLEELSMAGEALYPHYHRIWSGIRGMVALTDIDQAGTIAAAEKFRSLSLDIVTMLSGATPSALEQTSIQTEKYLLVQTFYEGGQTTFFCWSFQKKAEHVSRNNSNGSIGLTAGSNLNQLSQDWRSALNQLNIDWYGCKEGPVKERHRLSSIAELEAELIRYFEERDELKCADVVAQMWDSMEASSFSHIEVKMLAAHLLHMLAMLAGRQSEERQELNSTISHESLLVYVQQAIRKLLREIKEENVSYTDHPEVNRVIQYMLEHFKENIKVADLARLVSINVDYLSTVFGKKTGQTPIVYLQNIRIEQAKRLLLHSKLNVEQIALQTGFADDAYFIKVFKRMVGQTPSSFRRENNI; this is encoded by the coding sequence ATGTGGACGATTTTACTGGTGGAAGATGAAGCATTTGTTCGAGAAGCCATCCGGGAAACAGTGGATTGGGAACGTCACGGATTTTGTGTTGTAGGTGAGGCAGGAAACGGCAAGGAAGCTCTTGCGGCTATTCTGGAATATAAGCCCGACGTTGTGATTGCTGACATTGTCATGCCGGGAATGGACGGGATTGAACTTTTAAAGGAAACACGTAAGGCAGGAATTCACAGCCGTTTTATTATGCTGACGGCCATGGGCCACTTTGATTATGCTCGGGATGCTCTCCAATACGGAGCTTTTAACTATCTGTTAAAACTGTCCTTAAATGATGAAGTTCTACTCGAGAACTTGGCGCGGATTAAGGAATCATTGCTTGAGGAACTCAGCATGGCTGGAGAGGCGCTTTATCCTCATTATCATCGTATCTGGTCAGGCATTCGGGGAATGGTCGCGTTGACTGATATAGATCAGGCCGGAACGATAGCGGCAGCAGAGAAATTCCGCAGTTTGAGCCTTGATATTGTTACAATGTTGAGCGGAGCTACCCCTTCTGCTCTGGAACAGACAAGTATTCAAACTGAGAAGTATCTGTTGGTTCAAACCTTCTATGAGGGGGGACAGACAACATTCTTTTGCTGGAGCTTCCAGAAGAAGGCAGAGCATGTGAGTAGGAATAATTCGAACGGTTCCATTGGACTGACTGCCGGCAGCAATCTGAACCAGCTGTCCCAGGATTGGCGCTCTGCGCTCAATCAGTTGAACATAGATTGGTACGGCTGTAAGGAAGGCCCGGTGAAAGAGCGACACAGGCTGTCGTCTATCGCGGAGCTGGAAGCCGAGTTGATCCGCTACTTTGAAGAACGTGACGAACTCAAATGCGCTGATGTGGTAGCTCAAATGTGGGATAGCATGGAAGCCTCTTCGTTCTCTCATATTGAGGTGAAAATGCTGGCTGCCCATCTTCTTCATATGCTGGCCATGCTTGCAGGACGACAATCGGAGGAACGTCAGGAACTAAATTCGACCATCAGTCATGAGTCACTGCTTGTCTATGTACAGCAAGCCATACGTAAGTTGCTCCGGGAAATAAAGGAGGAAAATGTTAGTTATACAGACCATCCCGAGGTGAATCGGGTGATTCAATATATGCTGGAGCATTTCAAGGAAAATATCAAGGTTGCGGATTTAGCCAGGTTGGTCTCCATTAACGTGGATTATTTAAGCACCGTGTTTGGCAAAAAAACCGGGCAGACGCCGATCGTTTATTTGCAAAATATCCGGATCGAGCAGGCGAAGCGTTTGCTGCTTCATTCCAAGTTAAATGTGGAGCAGATTGCTCTTCAAACGGGTTTTGCCGATGATGCGTACTTCATTAAGGTGTTCAAGCGTATGGTTGGGCAAACGCCTAGCTCTTTTAGGCGGGAGAATAACATCTAA
- a CDS encoding cache domain-containing sensor histidine kinase, giving the protein MPNWRNFIPNTLKHRLIIAYITLLMVPLCVAIFYLFQHFEAIRQKDMMDRMSERMQQVHVSLTDMMAFAYKANIMLSQDESLIQIMHDPDKYDALDRKKVIESKMFGINNSFFFHQTDLYFRFIDLKGNVYTSYAPNGRLTNELKDLQDWQRKLQSGAHSYRWVADDWNDVNGSKGSKFLSLYTVLDDQLRGNFGLAQISINIQEWFRSTLKDSPVNQDLTIFTGQGETVLHSKKTAFSTEMMQRIMSLQAQEGHYEDKHSSSLVNYSYLEELDWYVVSQMPLSDLQQEIRQLRFIVLLFLTILVIVFVLVTIILSARMTEPLYVLERSMEEALDKKLNVKISIGKDATDEVRSLGESFNRMIDDIVALINKLKLEERQKQAVRFQMLLSQMNPHFLLNTLNTVKWIAKKEKQKEIADICASLGLILEASLNSEIELIPLKEEIRLLRSYESIQAFRFRGHFVILYEMDESVQHALVPKLSLQPLVENSIVHAFDAADGCGTIWVRVRAEGSELILEVEDNGIGMEAAALNPGRRSGHGIGLSNLRERLQLLFKQEGSMEFISGAEGTLVRIRLPLLIATPYSQEGDGGHVDDFTGGR; this is encoded by the coding sequence ATGCCAAACTGGCGCAATTTTATTCCAAACACTCTGAAGCACAGGCTTATCATAGCTTATATCACCCTTCTGATGGTTCCTTTGTGTGTCGCTATCTTTTATTTGTTCCAGCATTTTGAAGCGATTCGTCAGAAGGATATGATGGATCGAATGTCCGAGCGTATGCAGCAGGTTCATGTGTCCTTGACGGATATGATGGCATTCGCCTATAAGGCAAATATCATGCTGAGCCAGGACGAGAGTTTGATCCAGATTATGCATGATCCGGACAAGTATGATGCCCTTGACCGAAAGAAAGTGATCGAAAGTAAAATGTTTGGAATTAACAACAGCTTTTTCTTCCACCAGACTGACCTGTATTTTAGATTCATAGACCTTAAGGGCAATGTATATACCTCCTATGCTCCTAATGGCCGGTTGACTAATGAGCTGAAAGATTTACAAGACTGGCAGAGGAAGCTGCAAAGCGGAGCTCATTCATATCGCTGGGTGGCGGATGATTGGAATGATGTGAATGGTAGTAAAGGAAGTAAGTTTCTAAGCCTTTACACCGTTCTCGATGACCAACTACGGGGAAATTTCGGACTGGCGCAGATCAGCATCAACATCCAAGAATGGTTCCGCAGCACATTAAAGGATAGTCCGGTCAACCAGGATTTGACCATCTTTACTGGACAAGGAGAGACCGTTCTACATAGCAAGAAAACAGCCTTCAGCACGGAGATGATGCAGAGAATTATGTCTCTACAGGCACAGGAAGGACATTACGAGGATAAACACTCCTCTTCTCTCGTCAATTACAGCTATCTTGAGGAGCTAGACTGGTATGTGGTCAGTCAAATGCCACTAAGCGATCTGCAGCAGGAAATCCGGCAATTAAGGTTTATCGTTCTCCTCTTTTTGACCATTCTCGTCATCGTCTTCGTGCTGGTGACCATCATTCTGTCTGCCCGAATGACGGAGCCGTTGTATGTCCTGGAGCGCAGCATGGAGGAAGCACTGGACAAGAAGCTGAATGTCAAAATTTCTATTGGCAAGGATGCAACAGACGAAGTGCGTTCACTTGGTGAAAGCTTCAACCGGATGATTGATGATATAGTTGCGCTTATTAACAAGCTTAAGCTAGAAGAACGGCAAAAGCAGGCGGTTCGGTTCCAAATGCTGCTCTCTCAAATGAATCCACATTTTTTGTTGAATACCTTGAATACGGTCAAATGGATTGCCAAAAAAGAAAAGCAGAAGGAGATTGCAGACATTTGCGCCTCTTTGGGGCTAATACTGGAGGCAAGCTTAAATTCGGAAATTGAATTGATTCCCCTCAAAGAAGAAATAAGGCTGTTGCGCTCCTATGAATCCATACAGGCGTTTCGCTTCCGGGGTCATTTTGTCATTCTTTATGAAATGGATGAGTCGGTTCAACATGCTTTGGTTCCCAAGCTTAGTCTTCAACCTTTGGTGGAGAATTCCATCGTCCATGCCTTTGATGCAGCTGACGGGTGCGGCACGATTTGGGTGAGGGTCAGAGCGGAGGGAAGCGAGCTTATTCTGGAGGTGGAGGATAATGGTATCGGTATGGAAGCGGCCGCTCTCAATCCGGGAAGACGAAGCGGTCACGGCATCGGACTGAGCAATCTGAGAGAAAGGCTGCAATTGCTTTTTAAGCAGGAGGGCTCCATGGAATTTATATCCGGTGCGGAAGGGACCTTGGTCCGAATCAGGCTACCTTTGCTGATTGCAACGCCTTATTCACAGGAAGGAGACGGTGGGCATGTGGACGATTTTACTGGTGGAAGATGA
- a CDS encoding FAD-dependent oxidoreductase: MRQEVITSDITVVGGGLAGVSAAVAAARLGRTVSLIQNRPVLGGNSSSEVRVWVCGATAHGTNRYARETGIMGEMFIENQYRNIDGNPYIWDMIVLETVRAEPNIRLFLNTDVHEVEAEGDADSRVIRSVTGWMMGSERRIRFESNMFLDCTGDGLIGFLAGAKHRIGREARDEYNEDWAPSVADDITLGSTMFFYTKDAGHPVQFIPPSFAKDITETSIPLKRVIRSGDNGCAYWWIEWGGELDTVHDNERIRDELWAVIYGIWDYIKNSGNFDADNMTLEWVGSIPGKREYRRFIGDYVLNQNDIVAQREFEDSVAFGGWSIDLHPPQGMYSTESGSKHLHADGVYHIPFRSLYSVNVNNLIMAGRNISASHVAFGTTRVMATCAVIGEAAGTGAALCAEKGVSPREFYRTHLRELQQTLLRQDASIIGFRNEDSIDLARSAKSAASSTLTQLAVEKPTESYRLASDIGLLLPVDPELNGIELLVDAAENTTLELELWDTGRGENCIPHTIQTTTSTPVMKGVGQWVRLLLHWKPDTPQNAFLIVKANEEIVLHLSDEPQFGVLVFEKGPQPVVSPELGDQQPAQPVVEWNMRPFVRKPICFRLLSMTQAFAPDKAIDGYHRPFAGPHLWSSALLREDTPEWLELSWSTPVNICTIHLTFNDDVNEDLINLHHHRTSFVTIPELVKDYRVQAYMNGNWITVAEGRNNRKRKMVHTLDRPIISNRLRIVVDSTNGCPYAEIVEIRVYE; this comes from the coding sequence ATGAGGCAGGAAGTTATAACTTCCGATATTACGGTTGTCGGCGGCGGCTTGGCGGGAGTGAGTGCCGCTGTCGCTGCAGCTCGGTTGGGCAGGACTGTATCGCTTATTCAGAATCGTCCGGTGCTAGGTGGAAACTCAAGCAGTGAGGTTCGCGTATGGGTTTGTGGAGCGACCGCCCACGGAACGAACCGATATGCGCGAGAGACTGGTATTATGGGCGAAATGTTCATAGAAAATCAGTACCGAAATATCGACGGGAATCCGTATATTTGGGATATGATTGTGCTCGAGACTGTGCGAGCGGAGCCCAATATCCGCTTGTTCTTGAATACCGATGTCCATGAAGTGGAAGCCGAAGGAGACGCGGATAGCAGGGTCATCCGTTCAGTTACCGGCTGGATGATGGGTTCAGAGCGGCGTATCCGCTTTGAAAGCAACATGTTCCTAGACTGTACAGGTGATGGACTGATCGGATTTCTGGCCGGGGCCAAGCACCGCATCGGCCGCGAGGCAAGGGACGAGTACAATGAGGATTGGGCACCGTCCGTTGCAGATGATATTACCCTGGGAAGTACGATGTTCTTCTATACGAAGGATGCGGGCCATCCTGTTCAGTTTATACCGCCAAGTTTTGCGAAGGATATAACTGAGACATCCATTCCCCTGAAGCGCGTCATCCGCAGCGGTGATAATGGATGCGCTTATTGGTGGATCGAATGGGGCGGGGAATTGGATACGGTTCACGACAATGAGCGGATCCGTGACGAGTTATGGGCGGTGATCTATGGTATATGGGACTATATTAAAAACTCCGGCAACTTCGATGCCGACAATATGACGTTAGAGTGGGTGGGCTCCATCCCGGGAAAACGTGAGTACCGCCGCTTTATTGGTGATTATGTACTTAACCAAAATGATATCGTGGCGCAGCGCGAGTTTGAAGACAGTGTGGCCTTCGGCGGATGGTCCATCGATTTGCATCCTCCGCAAGGGATGTATTCAACGGAAAGCGGCTCCAAGCATTTACATGCGGATGGGGTCTATCACATACCATTCCGGTCCTTGTATTCCGTCAACGTGAACAATCTGATCATGGCCGGCCGCAATATCAGCGCATCGCATGTGGCATTCGGAACGACTCGTGTTATGGCGACATGCGCCGTTATTGGCGAGGCTGCTGGAACCGGTGCTGCATTATGCGCGGAGAAAGGAGTTTCTCCACGCGAGTTCTACCGGACCCATTTGCGAGAACTTCAGCAAACACTGCTTCGTCAGGATGCGTCTATCATCGGTTTCCGTAATGAAGATTCGATCGATTTGGCGCGGAGTGCCAAATCAGCGGCTTCAAGCACGTTGACGCAATTAGCTGTGGAGAAGCCGACTGAATCCTATCGACTAGCTTCCGATATCGGCTTGCTCTTGCCGGTCGACCCGGAGCTGAATGGGATCGAGTTGCTCGTTGATGCGGCTGAGAATACGACATTGGAACTGGAGCTTTGGGATACCGGACGAGGTGAGAATTGTATCCCGCATACGATACAGACGACTACTTCGACTCCGGTAATGAAAGGTGTAGGGCAGTGGGTGAGGCTGCTCCTCCATTGGAAACCCGATACTCCACAAAATGCTTTCCTCATTGTCAAAGCGAATGAAGAGATTGTCTTACATCTGTCCGATGAGCCGCAATTTGGGGTGCTTGTGTTCGAGAAAGGACCGCAACCTGTCGTATCCCCGGAACTGGGGGATCAACAGCCAGCTCAGCCGGTGGTAGAGTGGAATATGCGCCCGTTTGTCCGCAAACCGATCTGCTTCCGTCTTCTTTCTATGACACAAGCATTCGCACCAGATAAGGCGATCGACGGATATCATCGGCCGTTTGCTGGTCCTCATCTGTGGTCGTCAGCCTTGCTACGGGAAGACACACCGGAGTGGCTGGAGCTGAGTTGGTCGACACCAGTAAATATCTGCACGATTCATCTTACATTTAATGACGACGTGAACGAGGATTTGATTAATCTTCATCATCACCGTACGTCGTTCGTGACAATTCCCGAGCTGGTCAAGGATTACCGTGTGCAGGCTTATATGAACGGCAACTGGATCACCGTTGCCGAAGGTCGAAACAATCGGAAACGTAAAATGGTGCATACACTGGATCGGCCTATTATCTCCAACCGGCTCCGCATAGTGGTTGACTCGACCAACGGTTGCCCGTATGCAGAGATTGTGGAGATTCGCGTATACGAATAA